In Rubrivirga marina, the following are encoded in one genomic region:
- a CDS encoding acyl-CoA thioesterase has protein sequence MTRSPDRPILHFTHRHRVRYRECDPMGVVYHAHVLDWFEAARTEALRAAGLPYRELEENGVIMPVVDLEVKYHASVRYDDLVEVEAAFPSLGVRLPVDYRVRVAGDDAVRISGRVTLCFVDSERGRPIPPPTLVRETFARAEGEERAAS, from the coding sequence ATGACCCGATCGCCCGATCGCCCGATCCTCCACTTCACCCATCGCCACCGCGTCCGGTACCGCGAGTGCGACCCGATGGGGGTCGTGTACCACGCCCACGTCCTCGACTGGTTCGAGGCGGCGCGGACCGAGGCGCTCCGGGCAGCGGGCCTCCCCTACCGCGAGCTCGAGGAGAACGGCGTGATCATGCCCGTCGTGGACCTCGAGGTCAAGTACCACGCGAGCGTCCGCTACGACGACCTCGTAGAGGTCGAGGCCGCGTTCCCGAGTTTGGGCGTGCGCCTCCCCGTCGACTACCGCGTCCGCGTCGCGGGCGACGACGCCGTCCGGATCTCGGGCCGCGTGACGCTCTGCTTCGTCGACTCCGAGCGCGGCCGGCCGATCCCGCCCCCGACGCTCGTCCGCGAGACGTTCGCCCGCGCGGAGGGCGAGGAGCGCGCCGCGTCGTGA
- a CDS encoding DUF3052 family protein: MSRALWQKLGYKPGTVAVADEAPERYRSLLAGLPGGVTFGTLDDRPTLVHHFTTEAAGLDARLAVFADAIARNGAIWVSWPKKGSGVASTVTGDVVRGAAFPLGLVDVKVCAVDDTWTATKLVIRKELR; this comes from the coding sequence GTGAGCCGCGCGCTGTGGCAGAAGCTGGGCTACAAACCGGGCACGGTCGCCGTGGCCGACGAGGCACCGGAGCGCTACCGGTCCCTCCTCGCCGGCCTGCCCGGCGGCGTCACGTTCGGGACGCTCGACGACCGGCCCACGCTCGTCCACCACTTCACGACCGAGGCGGCCGGCCTCGACGCGCGGCTGGCCGTCTTCGCCGACGCCATCGCGCGCAACGGGGCGATCTGGGTGTCGTGGCCAAAGAAGGGGTCCGGCGTCGCGAGCACGGTGACCGGCGACGTCGTCCGCGGCGCCGCCTTCCCGCTCGGGCTCGTCGACGTCAAGGTCTGCGCCGTCGACGACACGTGGACGGCGACCAAGCTGGTGATCCGGAAGGAACTCCGGTAG
- the nadC gene encoding carboxylating nicotinate-nucleotide diphosphorylase translates to MLPLPDAVASDLDALLDRALAEDVGRGDVTTEATIPAGTKATAHALLKEDGVVAGLAVAERVFSRVDPDLTVSWTAKDGDRLEAGTVFGTVTGRARSILVAERLALNLMQRMGGIATAAARMAEAATPAVVLDTRKTAPGLRALDKWAVALGGAQNHRAGLYDMVLVKDNHIAAAGGVRAAIDAVGRYLIETDYDLNVEVEARTLDELGEVLAAVDAGARVDRVLLDNMARRTDDGLDVSMLEEAVRRVGGRIETEASGNVTLETVGRIGQTGVDYISSGALTHSVTALDVSLKVGLDLE, encoded by the coding sequence ATGCTGCCTCTCCCCGACGCCGTCGCCAGTGACCTCGACGCGCTTCTCGACCGCGCCCTCGCCGAGGACGTCGGCCGGGGCGACGTGACGACGGAGGCGACGATCCCTGCGGGCACAAAGGCCACCGCTCACGCCCTCCTGAAGGAAGACGGCGTCGTCGCCGGGCTGGCCGTCGCCGAGCGCGTCTTTTCGCGCGTCGACCCCGACCTCACCGTCTCGTGGACGGCGAAGGACGGCGACCGGCTCGAGGCCGGGACCGTGTTCGGAACGGTCACGGGCCGCGCCCGGTCGATCCTCGTGGCCGAGCGGCTCGCCCTCAACCTGATGCAGCGGATGGGCGGGATCGCGACGGCGGCGGCTCGGATGGCCGAGGCGGCGACGCCGGCCGTGGTCCTCGACACCCGAAAGACCGCGCCGGGCCTCCGTGCGCTCGACAAGTGGGCCGTCGCGCTCGGCGGCGCGCAGAACCACCGCGCCGGGCTGTACGACATGGTCCTCGTCAAGGACAACCACATCGCCGCGGCCGGCGGCGTCCGCGCCGCCATCGACGCCGTCGGCAGGTACCTCATCGAGACCGACTACGACCTGAACGTCGAAGTCGAGGCGCGGACGCTCGACGAACTCGGCGAGGTGCTGGCGGCCGTCGACGCCGGCGCCCGGGTCGACCGCGTGCTCCTCGACAACATGGCGCGGCGGACCGACGACGGCCTCGACGTGTCGATGCTGGAGGAGGCCGTCCGCCGCGTCGGCGGGCGGATCGAGACGGAGGCCTCGGGCAACGTGACGCTGGAGACCGTCGGGCGGATCGGCCAGACGGGCGTCGACTACATCTCGTCGGGCGCGCTGACGCACTCGGTGACGGCGCTCGACGTGTCTTTGAAGGTCGGCCTCGACCTGGAGTGA
- a CDS encoding MBL fold metallo-hydrolase gives MPLSRRQFVARTAAATAALPFVSPLAASASVASPSRWPRRAEFTPIRRGVGAFTDRGGTIGYLQSDAALVAVDTQFPESAEAFLTGLRDGSDRGLDLLVNTHHHGDHTAGNLVLAPVAEQHAAHEAVPGLQRASASQSGSLDAQRYADATFRETWSAGLGDETLALYYFGPAHTCGDAVVHFQNADVVHMGDLVFNRRQPYIDRGAGASIENWGTLLETVHGRFSDETVFVFGHAGDGYPVIGDRSDLLVMRDFLAALRETIVPRAADGATAADLEATVIPGFEAWGPTPARVIEPVIAEFVRS, from the coding sequence ATGCCTCTCTCCCGCCGCCAGTTCGTCGCCCGGACCGCCGCTGCGACCGCCGCGCTCCCGTTCGTCTCCCCGCTGGCGGCGTCCGCCTCGGTGGCCTCGCCGAGCCGCTGGCCGAGGCGGGCCGAGTTCACGCCCATCCGCCGCGGCGTCGGCGCGTTCACGGACCGGGGCGGGACGATCGGGTACCTCCAGTCCGACGCCGCGCTCGTCGCCGTCGACACGCAGTTCCCCGAGTCCGCGGAGGCGTTCCTCACGGGCCTCCGCGACGGGTCCGACCGCGGGCTCGACCTCCTCGTCAACACGCACCACCACGGCGACCACACGGCGGGCAACCTCGTGCTGGCGCCGGTCGCCGAGCAACACGCGGCGCACGAGGCCGTCCCCGGCCTCCAGCGGGCCTCGGCCAGCCAGAGCGGGAGCCTCGACGCCCAGCGCTACGCCGACGCGACGTTCCGCGAGACGTGGAGCGCCGGCCTCGGCGACGAGACGCTCGCGCTCTACTACTTCGGGCCGGCCCACACCTGTGGCGACGCGGTCGTCCACTTCCAGAACGCCGACGTCGTCCACATGGGCGACCTCGTGTTCAACCGTCGCCAGCCGTACATCGACCGCGGGGCCGGCGCCTCCATCGAGAACTGGGGGACGCTCCTCGAGACGGTCCACGGCCGGTTCTCCGACGAGACGGTGTTCGTCTTCGGACACGCCGGCGACGGCTACCCGGTCATCGGCGATCGGTCGGACCTCCTGGTGATGCGCGACTTCCTCGCCGCGCTCCGCGAGACGATCGTCCCGCGCGCCGCCGACGGGGCGACCGCGGCCGACCTCGAAGCGACGGTGATCCCCGGCTTCGAAGCATGGGGCCCGACGCCCGCCCGCGTGATCGAGCCCGTCATCGCCGAGTTCGTCCGGTCCTAG